The following coding sequences are from one Polyodon spathula isolate WHYD16114869_AA chromosome 7, ASM1765450v1, whole genome shotgun sequence window:
- the LOC121317797 gene encoding carbohydrate sulfotransferase 1-like produces the protein MECSWKTVVLLVCASLGIQYTAIRSLRDPFSSACQGGDHCQHREPKEYLWRSPCDEGHESLGPFHSHARKHIILFATTRSGSSFTGQLFNQHPDIFYLFEPLYHVQQAFTNSSARFRKILDRRALLGASRDLLHNLYNCDFHFLENYIKPEPRDHATGSFFRRGSSSALCSPPVCEDSPETQEPDEIWCSKKCRTLNLTLAGRACQDRGHMAIKTVRIPEIKDLKILSEDPRLNLKIVHLVRDPRGILASRMIAFLDQFRAWKIWNATGRKPHYVDLSQITRTCKDLSDSAETGFSKPTWLKGRYLLVRYEDLAKEPVEKAKEIYKFIGLDMDDKIHTWILHNTKGSNVPDGNYKFTTTRNSKATAEGWRLNLSFDIVQTVQNLCNTTLSQLGYRIVNSLADLRNMSNSVVEPRAFLPFL, from the exons ATGGAGTGCTCGTGGAAAACAGTTGTGCTCTTAGTGTGTGCGTCCCTTGGAATCCAATATACTGCAATCCGGTCCTTAAGAGATCCTTTTAGCTCTGCATGTCAAGGTGGCGATCACTGCCAGCATAGGGAGCCTAAAG AGTACCTATGGAGGTCCCCTTGTGATGAAGGACATGAATCGCTTGGGCCATTTCACTCTCATGCCAGGAAGCACATCATTCTTTTTGCTACCACCAGGAGTGGTTCCTCTTTCACTGGTCAGCTCTTTAACCAACACccagatatattttatttgtttgagcCTCTCTACCATGTTCAGCAGGCATTCACCAATTCAAGTGCAAGGTTCCGTAAAATCCTTGACCGCCGTGCCCTACTGGGAGCCAGCAGGGACCTGCTCCACAACCTATACAATTGTGACTTTCACTTCCTGGAGAACTACATCAAGCCAGAGCCCAGGGACCATGCTACAGGTTCATTTTTCAGGAGGGGATCCAGCAGTGCCTTATGTTCTCCTCCAGTCTGTGAGGACAGtcctgaaacacaggagccagaTGAGATCTGGTGCTCTAAAAAGTGCCGGACGCTCAATCTTACATTGGCGGGCAGGGCATGTCAGGACAGAGGCCACATGGCTATCAAAACAGTCAGGATCCCTGAAATCAAAGACCTGAAGATCCTCTCAGAAGATCCCAGGCTTAACCTGAAAATTGTGCACTTGGTCCGTGATCCTCGAGGGATCCTAGCCTCAAGAATGATAGCCTTCCTGGACCAGTTTCGGGCCTGGAAAATCTGGAATGCTACTGGCAGGAAACCACATTACGTAGATCTCTCCCAAATCACCAGGACCTGCAAAGATCTGTCAGATTCAGCCGAGACTGGGTTTAGCAAGCCTACCTGGTTGAAAGGAAGGTACTTGCTGGTTCGTTATGAGGACTTAGCCAAAGAGCCTGTGGAGAAAGCCAAAGAGATTTACAAGTTCATAGGCCTGGACATGGATGATAAGATCCACACGTGGATACTGCACAACACCAAAGGAAGCAATGTTCCAGATGGCAATTACAAATTCACAACCACCAGAAACTCTAAAGCAACTGCTGAAGGCTGGAGATTAAACTTGTCTTTTGATATTGTTCAGACGGTCCAGAATCTCTGCAATACTACCTTATCTCAGCTAGGGTACAGAATTGTAAACTCACTGGCTGACCTGAGGAACATGTCAAATAGTGTGGTTGAACCAAGAGCCTTCTTGCCATTTTTatag